One segment of Pandoraea pnomenusa DNA contains the following:
- the trhA gene encoding PAQR family membrane homeostasis protein TrhA: MLTAESRAKALAREQTRSEELANSISHGVACLAALAAIPFLFGTNRLPLPNTAEQIGLGVFAATMVVVYLASALYHGLPDGRAKRLFMRVDHCAIFLFIAGTYTPFTLKILNDPWGLPLLTGVWTMAIAGLLAKAFGLLDRPLVSTLLYIGLGWMAVLVAGPVLAAIPGPGAGWLYAGGAAYTIGAVFYSLDGHIKFGHFVWHLFAIGGTACHYLAVCRYL; this comes from the coding sequence ATGCTCACCGCCGAATCCCGCGCCAAGGCGCTGGCACGAGAACAAACCCGCAGCGAAGAGCTCGCCAACAGCATCAGTCACGGCGTCGCCTGCCTCGCCGCACTTGCTGCCATTCCCTTCCTGTTCGGCACCAATCGCCTGCCGTTGCCGAACACGGCCGAACAAATCGGCCTGGGCGTGTTTGCCGCCACGATGGTTGTCGTCTACCTGGCGTCGGCGCTCTATCACGGGCTGCCGGACGGACGTGCGAAGCGGCTGTTCATGCGCGTCGACCACTGCGCCATCTTCCTGTTCATCGCAGGCACGTACACGCCCTTCACGCTCAAGATCCTGAACGATCCGTGGGGGTTGCCCCTGCTCACCGGGGTATGGACCATGGCGATCGCCGGCCTGCTTGCGAAAGCGTTCGGCCTGCTCGACCGGCCGCTCGTCTCGACGCTGCTCTATATCGGGCTCGGCTGGATGGCGGTACTGGTCGCCGGCCCCGTGCTGGCCGCGATTCCGGGGCCCGGTGCCGGATGGCTCTACGCGGGCGGCGCCGCCTACACGATCGGCGCCGTCTTCTATTCCCTCGACGGCCACATCAAGTTCGGGCATTTCGTCTGGCATCTGTTCGCCATCGGGGGTACTGCCTGCCATTACCTCGCGGTGTGTCGCTACCTCTGA
- a CDS encoding peroxiredoxin, protein MKRWFGLTAAAAIIGVTAWCFIPAHAALKNGSPAPDFSAQASLGGKVFTFSLADALKKGPVVLYFYPAAFTQGCTIEAHDFAEATDTFKSLGATVIGVSHDNIDTLNKFSVSECRSKFAVAADTNQHIMRAYDAVLSLKPDYANRVSYVIAPDGKVIYSYVSLNPDKHVANTLEAVRQWRKTHPA, encoded by the coding sequence ATGAAACGTTGGTTCGGACTGACGGCCGCCGCCGCGATTATCGGCGTCACGGCCTGGTGCTTCATCCCCGCCCACGCGGCACTCAAGAACGGTTCGCCCGCACCCGATTTTTCGGCGCAAGCCTCGCTGGGCGGCAAGGTCTTCACCTTCTCGCTGGCCGACGCCCTGAAGAAAGGCCCCGTCGTGCTGTACTTCTATCCGGCCGCGTTCACTCAGGGCTGTACCATCGAAGCACATGATTTCGCCGAAGCCACCGACACCTTCAAGTCGCTCGGCGCGACGGTAATCGGCGTGTCGCACGACAACATCGACACGCTCAACAAATTCTCCGTATCCGAGTGCCGCAGCAAGTTCGCCGTGGCCGCCGACACGAATCAGCACATCATGCGCGCCTACGACGCCGTGCTCTCGCTCAAGCCGGACTATGCCAATCGCGTGTCCTACGTGATCGCGCCCGACGGCAAGGTGATCTACAGCTACGTCAGTCTCAATCCCGACAAACACGTCGCCAACACGCTCGAGGCCGTTCGCCAGTGGCGCAAGACGCATCCCGCATAA
- a CDS encoding hybrid sensor histidine kinase/response regulator, giving the protein MNLGKFNNPHEPAGAGRCEVRGMQARGAERHALPDPDTFRLALVHELRAPLQVLQGHLDALRAEASVPVAPEGGSHTVEGVDEGGALRRSRLNAMGSMLRVAAGVVDDVLQLRCLGDGGADLPLQASDFEIRACLDEEIHAFGEIARRKGLALDCDIADDVPSTVTGDAVRLRQIVRTLVDNALKFTLCGGVAATVSWRAGAPDDPGSTGGTGSTGALVGSPLSGWLTVRVSDTGPGIPAGMENEVFAAFARGDRAVPGSGLGLWIARQWANRMGGALYVEPSTTGARFRLSVPLATPRVAPARTPRPAPVDMAPAPVNVRPGLHALVVDDHVMNRAVLADQLASLGCRVERAQDLTQALLQWVSHEIDVVLTDVHLGGACGLTLAKTLQALAPVLGRRPPVVFAVTGSIIAARAAREAGIDAVLTKPVSCAKLGRVLALRWPRETGEWSASPMPVALPAVRRAPLSEDPCARRLMRDEMAKDLARFRRLIGRRRREDLDAAQALLHRMRGACRMFGDPALTARCDGLSAKLADCRRLSADGGDQR; this is encoded by the coding sequence ATGAATCTTGGTAAATTCAACAACCCGCATGAGCCGGCCGGCGCCGGGCGGTGCGAAGTGCGCGGCATGCAGGCGCGAGGCGCCGAGAGGCACGCCCTCCCGGATCCCGACACGTTTCGGCTGGCGCTGGTGCACGAATTGCGCGCGCCGCTCCAGGTGCTTCAGGGCCATCTCGATGCGCTGCGGGCGGAGGCGTCGGTGCCGGTGGCACCGGAAGGCGGCAGCCACACCGTCGAGGGCGTCGACGAGGGTGGCGCGCTGCGGCGCTCGCGCCTGAACGCCATGGGCAGCATGCTTCGCGTGGCGGCCGGTGTGGTGGACGACGTGCTGCAATTGCGGTGCCTCGGGGACGGCGGGGCGGACCTGCCGCTTCAGGCGTCGGATTTCGAGATTCGTGCCTGTCTGGACGAGGAAATCCATGCGTTCGGCGAGATCGCCCGCCGCAAGGGGCTTGCGCTGGACTGCGACATTGCGGATGACGTTCCGTCAACGGTGACAGGGGACGCCGTGCGGCTGCGTCAGATCGTGCGCACGCTGGTCGACAACGCGCTGAAATTCACGCTCTGCGGCGGCGTGGCGGCGACCGTGTCATGGCGGGCGGGCGCCCCCGACGACCCCGGCAGCACAGGTGGAACGGGCAGCACCGGCGCGCTCGTCGGATCGCCGCTATCCGGCTGGCTGACCGTTCGCGTCAGCGACACGGGGCCCGGTATTCCCGCGGGCATGGAGAACGAGGTGTTCGCCGCGTTTGCCCGGGGCGACCGAGCGGTGCCGGGTTCGGGGCTTGGATTGTGGATCGCACGGCAATGGGCGAATCGCATGGGCGGGGCCTTGTACGTGGAACCGTCGACGACGGGTGCCCGGTTCCGGTTGTCCGTGCCGTTGGCCACGCCACGCGTGGCGCCCGCACGGACTCCGAGGCCCGCACCGGTCGATATGGCGCCCGCGCCCGTGAACGTGCGTCCGGGGTTGCACGCGCTCGTGGTCGACGATCATGTGATGAATCGCGCCGTTCTGGCCGACCAGCTGGCGTCGCTCGGTTGCCGCGTCGAGCGCGCGCAGGACCTGACGCAGGCGTTGCTGCAATGGGTGTCGCACGAGATCGACGTGGTGCTCACGGACGTGCACCTCGGCGGCGCCTGCGGACTGACGCTCGCAAAGACCCTTCAGGCGCTGGCGCCGGTGCTCGGCCGTCGACCGCCCGTGGTGTTTGCCGTGACGGGATCGATCATTGCCGCGCGCGCGGCCCGTGAGGCCGGCATCGATGCCGTGCTGACGAAGCCGGTGTCGTGTGCGAAGCTGGGGCGGGTGCTTGCGCTGCGGTGGCCCCGCGAGACCGGGGAATGGTCTGCGTCGCCAATGCCCGTGGCGTTGCCGGCGGTGCGGCGGGCACCGTTGTCCGAGGATCCATGCGCCCGTCGTCTGATGCGTGACGAGATGGCGAAGGATCTGGCGCGCTTTCGGCGTCTGATCGGCCGCCGTCGCCGGGAGGACCTGGATGCGGCGCAGGCTTTGCTCCATCGCATGCGTGGCGCCTGCCGCATGTTCGGCGATCCGGCGTTGACCGCGCGCTGCGACGGGTTGAGCGCGAAGCTGGCGGATTGCAGGCGTCTATCGGCCGATGGCGGGGATCAGAGGTAG
- a CDS encoding Lrp/AsnC family transcriptional regulator encodes MQLDEFDEKILAILQEDASLSAAQIGERIGLSQSQCWRRIDRLDAEGVIERRVALVDRKKVGLNVMLFAHVKLAGHNRNALPEFSKAIQAFPEVLECHVLMGNVDFLLRIVTRDVDAYERFFFERLSQLPMVQEVNSMIALSQIKSTTVLPIGEGHTGGVSAAS; translated from the coding sequence ATGCAACTCGACGAATTTGACGAAAAAATTCTCGCAATCCTGCAGGAAGATGCCTCGCTTTCGGCGGCACAAATCGGCGAGCGAATCGGGTTATCGCAGTCGCAATGTTGGCGGCGAATCGACCGCCTCGACGCGGAAGGCGTGATCGAGCGTCGGGTGGCGCTGGTTGACCGGAAGAAAGTCGGCCTGAACGTGATGCTCTTCGCGCACGTGAAGCTCGCGGGCCACAACCGCAACGCCCTGCCGGAGTTCTCGAAGGCGATCCAGGCGTTCCCGGAGGTGCTCGAATGCCATGTGCTCATGGGCAATGTCGACTTCCTGCTGCGCATCGTCACGCGCGACGTCGATGCCTATGAGCGTTTTTTCTTCGAGCGCCTCTCGCAACTGCCGATGGTCCAGGAGGTGAACTCGATGATTGCTCTCTCGCAGATCAAGTCGACCACCGTCCTGCCGATCGGCGAGGGTCACACGGGCGGTGTCTCCGCGGCGTCGTAA